Proteins encoded by one window of Deltaproteobacteria bacterium:
- a CDS encoding flagellar motor protein MotB, protein MARKKSSEDPSAKVNPLGWMVTFSDLITLLLTFFVLLITMSSMDVKTVRQAFEAFTGGSGPFEFGKKGKMEDLAQIISLINRASPQTLLENINIKEVIFKFDEAGYQRLMKLLEKDIKVRVTEKGLAIQLANYILFNEGESGLRMEHLPLLHRLAGVIRAVGRYPVSIEGHTDGTEAEGGSGEFAWQLSLARAINILEYFTEDEGLSPGRFRVGGYGPSKPIYPDDIPETRVKNRRIEIILYKEQLG, encoded by the coding sequence ATGGCCAGGAAGAAAAGTTCAGAAGACCCGAGCGCTAAGGTCAACCCCTTGGGATGGATGGTGACCTTCTCTGACCTCATTACCTTGTTGCTGACCTTCTTTGTCCTCCTTATTACCATGTCGTCCATGGATGTTAAAACCGTTCGGCAGGCCTTTGAAGCCTTCACCGGCGGCTCCGGGCCTTTCGAATTCGGCAAAAAAGGCAAGATGGAGGACCTGGCCCAAATCATCTCCCTAATCAACCGCGCCTCGCCTCAAACGCTCCTGGAAAACATAAACATCAAGGAAGTCATTTTCAAATTTGATGAGGCTGGTTACCAGCGCCTCATGAAGCTCCTCGAGAAAGATATAAAAGTGAGAGTTACTGAAAAGGGTCTGGCCATTCAGCTGGCTAATTACATCCTTTTCAATGAAGGGGAATCAGGTCTTCGTATGGAGCATCTTCCTCTGCTGCACCGACTGGCCGGGGTTATCCGGGCAGTAGGCCGCTATCCCGTGTCCATCGAAGGGCATACCGATGGAACTGAGGCTGAAGGCGGCTCCGGAGAATTCGCCTGGCAGCTCTCCCTGGCTCGAGCCATTAATATCCTGGAATACTTTACTGAAGATGAAGGCCTTTCTCCAGGCCGGTTTCGAGTGGGAGGATACGGGCCTTCAAAACCGATTTATCCTGACGACATCCCGGAAACTAGGGTCAAGAACCGAAGAATTGAGATAATATTATATAAAGAACAACTTGGTTAG
- a CDS encoding flagellar basal body-associated FliL family protein: protein MADEEREEVTEEAAGGGKGMLPLLIIVAAVVVVLLGAVIALLIFAPGVVPFGGEKPAAETDSSVQESAAKEETQEEAETLGILYSMPPFIVNLVDPTVQRYLKLKVELELNNKEVQAEIDLRMPQIKDSLLVLLSSKTFIDIKTVEGKMRLRMEIIGRINNFLTSGRVKNVYFTEFVVQ from the coding sequence ATGGCTGATGAAGAGAGAGAAGAGGTAACTGAGGAAGCGGCGGGCGGCGGGAAAGGCATGCTGCCTTTATTGATTATCGTGGCGGCCGTGGTGGTGGTGCTCTTGGGAGCGGTTATTGCCTTGCTGATATTTGCTCCTGGTGTGGTTCCTTTTGGGGGAGAAAAGCCGGCCGCTGAGACTGACTCTTCAGTCCAGGAGTCTGCCGCAAAGGAGGAAACTCAGGAGGAAGCTGAAACCCTGGGTATCCTGTACTCTATGCCGCCCTTCATCGTTAATCTGGTTGACCCGACGGTGCAGCGCTACCTGAAGCTCAAAGTGGAATTAGAGCTGAACAACAAAGAAGTTCAAGCCGAGATTGATCTCCGAATGCCTCAGATAAAAGACAGCCTTCTGGTGCTGCTTTCCAGTAAAACTTTTATTGATATTAAAACGGTCGAAGGCAAGATGCGGCTCAGAATGGAGATTATCGGCCGCATCAATAATTTCTTGACAAGTGGCCGCGTAAAAAACGTTTACTTCACTGAATTTGTAGTCCAGTGA
- the fliM gene encoding flagellar motor switch protein FliM, which translates to MSKILSQDEVDALLTGMSGGEIETGTDEIEEDTNITAYDLTNQDRIIRGRMPTLEIINDRFARLLRATLSSALRKVIDVSSFSVDMIKFGEFMRSLPVPTSLHIFKMDPLRGHGIVVIETKLVFNLVDNFFGGAGLSFIKIEGRDFTAIENQLINKVILMALTDMEKAWNPVHPISLSFVRSETNPQFASVVAPTEVVIVIKFEVELEQSVGTLIICIPYSTIEPIRSKLYAGFQSDQLEMDHAWIDRFIERVRQAEVEISVELGRVNLSGRELLNLKTGDVIQLQQNVDHPLTARVAGVPKFRGHTGLHKGSKAFQIINEIKESKPQT; encoded by the coding sequence ATGAGCAAGATTTTATCCCAGGACGAGGTGGACGCCCTGTTAACGGGTATGTCCGGTGGTGAGATTGAGACCGGGACAGACGAGATTGAAGAAGATACCAATATCACGGCCTATGATCTGACCAATCAGGACCGTATCATCCGGGGCCGGATGCCCACCCTGGAAATCATAAATGACCGCTTCGCCCGGCTGTTGAGGGCCACGCTCTCCAGCGCTCTGCGCAAGGTGATTGACGTTTCCTCATTCTCCGTTGATATGATCAAGTTCGGAGAATTCATGCGTTCCCTTCCAGTACCGACCAGCTTACACATCTTCAAGATGGACCCTTTAAGAGGACATGGAATTGTGGTTATTGAGACAAAGCTGGTCTTCAACCTGGTGGATAACTTCTTTGGGGGCGCAGGCCTTTCCTTTATCAAAATCGAAGGGCGAGACTTCACGGCCATCGAAAACCAGCTCATTAATAAAGTCATCCTGATGGCCCTCACTGACATGGAAAAGGCTTGGAATCCGGTTCACCCCATCAGCCTCAGCTTCGTCCGTTCGGAAACCAATCCCCAGTTTGCCAGCGTGGTCGCCCCGACCGAGGTGGTTATTGTCATCAAGTTTGAGGTGGAGCTGGAGCAATCTGTGGGCACACTGATCATCTGCATCCCTTACTCAACGATCGAACCAATCCGATCCAAGCTTTACGCCGGGTTCCAGAGTGATCAGCTGGAGATGGATCATGCATGGATTGACCGTTTCATCGAGCGGGTCCGGCAGGCTGAGGTGGAGATCTCGGTCGAACTTGGCCGGGTGAACCTTTCCGGGCGGGAGCTGTTAAACCTGAAAACTGGCGATGTCATACAGCTGCAGCAGAATGTTGATCATCCCCTGACAGCCAGGGTAGCCGGCGTTCCAAAATTTCGCGGCCACACCGGCCTGCATAAAGGCAGTAAGGCCTTTCAGATCATAAACGAAATTAAGGAGTCCAAACCCCAAACATAA
- the fliN gene encoding flagellar motor switch protein FliN produces MSEDKSVSDDFDDSLKEEAEVETAQAEEKEAAPAHSFDAPLEEKDRKAEGPGRSLDFILDIPLEVTVELGRTKMLINDLLQLGQGSVIELDKLAGEPLEILINNKLVARGEVVVINEKFGVRLTDIVSPMERVQSLA; encoded by the coding sequence ATGAGCGAAGATAAAAGCGTGTCAGATGACTTCGATGATTCGCTCAAGGAAGAGGCCGAGGTTGAGACGGCTCAGGCCGAGGAAAAAGAGGCCGCCCCAGCGCACAGTTTTGACGCGCCTCTTGAAGAAAAAGACCGAAAAGCCGAAGGACCGGGCCGCTCCCTCGACTTCATCCTGGACATTCCACTAGAGGTTACCGTTGAACTCGGCCGGACCAAGATGCTCATTAACGACCTGCTCCAACTCGGGCAGGGCTCGGTTATCGAACTGGACAAGCTGGCTGGCGAGCCTCTGGAAATCCTGATCAATAACAAACTGGTCGCTCGAGGAGAGGTTGTGGTTATCAATGAAAAATTCGGCGTACGGCTGACTGACATCGTCAGCCCCATGGAACGGGTGCAGAGCCTGGCCTGA
- a CDS encoding flagellar biosynthetic protein FliO: MSLKVLKPAAAALVFKLALAPARAMAAVEAPGTEAPDLFTAGIKMVSSLLLLVGALLLILYLFRRLAAARNGTLGSHDVIHVIATRHLAPKNYITVVEIGDSVLTLGVTSENISCLDKTPADSFIKKAAPTTGQGAKGSFAHRLKVLTSQTPIFFKETKQQ, encoded by the coding sequence ATGAGCCTTAAAGTCCTGAAACCTGCCGCCGCCGCTCTGGTATTCAAACTGGCTTTGGCCCCCGCTAGGGCCATGGCAGCGGTTGAGGCCCCGGGAACGGAGGCCCCGGACCTATTCACCGCCGGAATCAAAATGGTCTCCTCCCTGCTCCTCCTGGTCGGCGCGCTGCTGCTCATCCTTTACCTTTTCCGGCGTCTAGCCGCGGCGCGGAACGGAACTCTCGGCAGCCACGATGTCATCCATGTTATCGCCACCCGTCATCTCGCGCCAAAAAACTACATCACCGTGGTCGAGATAGGGGATTCGGTCCTGACCCTGGGAGTCACCAGTGAAAATATCTCCTGCCTGGACAAAACGCCTGCCGATTCCTTTATTAAAAAGGCCGCACCCACGACCGGCCAAGGCGCCAAAGGCAGCTTTGCGCATCGCCTAAAGGTCCTGACCAGCCAGACGCCGATATTCTTCAAGGAAACAAAACAGCAATGA
- the fliP gene encoding flagellar type III secretion system pore protein FliP (The bacterial flagellar biogenesis protein FliP forms a type III secretion system (T3SS)-type pore required for flagellar assembly.), giving the protein MIIARRKKAFFCAILLLVIIAAGAGSAQALQIPTINIALEEAEKPEQVATVIKILFLLTVLTLAPSILIMMTSFTRLAIVFHFLRQAMGTHQSPPNQIIVGLALFLTIFIMAPVWTRINEQALQPYMARQINEEKAFKLASVPVREFMFRQTRENDLALFMNISHLKRPANKDEVPLTVLIPAFVISELKTAFTIGFILYVPFLIIDMVVASVLLSMGMMMLPPIMISLPFKLMLFVLVDGWHLLVGSMVRSFG; this is encoded by the coding sequence ATGATTATCGCTCGAAGAAAAAAAGCCTTCTTTTGCGCCATCCTGCTCCTGGTGATAATAGCCGCCGGAGCCGGTTCAGCTCAGGCCCTTCAGATCCCGACCATTAACATCGCGCTTGAGGAAGCCGAAAAACCGGAGCAGGTGGCCACGGTCATAAAAATCCTATTTCTCTTGACGGTCCTGACCCTGGCGCCTTCGATCCTGATCATGATGACCTCTTTTACCCGACTGGCGATTGTTTTTCATTTCCTGCGGCAGGCCATGGGAACCCATCAGTCTCCTCCCAATCAAATCATCGTCGGCCTGGCTCTCTTTCTGACGATTTTCATCATGGCGCCGGTGTGGACCAGGATCAACGAACAGGCCCTGCAGCCTTACATGGCCCGGCAGATCAACGAGGAAAAGGCCTTCAAACTGGCGTCGGTGCCAGTCAGGGAATTCATGTTCAGGCAGACTCGGGAAAACGATCTGGCCCTGTTTATGAATATTTCTCACCTGAAGCGCCCGGCCAATAAGGACGAGGTACCCTTGACCGTCCTCATCCCGGCCTTTGTCATCAGTGAATTGAAAACCGCTTTTACCATTGGTTTCATTCTATACGTGCCTTTTCTAATCATTGACATGGTTGTGGCCTCAGTCCTCCTTTCCATGGGCATGATGATGCTGCCACCCATTATGATCTCTCTCCCCTTTAAGCTCATGCTTTTCGTTCTGGTTGACGGCTGGCATCTGCTTGTTGGGTCCATGGTCAGGAGCTTCGGTTAA
- the fliQ gene encoding flagellar biosynthesis protein FliQ, translated as MSPDFVVNFGREAIIITLMLALPMLGLGLIVGLIVSIFQAVTSIQEMTLTFIPKILAIMIALIIFAPWMMEKLLTFTQNVIINIPTYVR; from the coding sequence ATGAGTCCGGATTTCGTTGTCAATTTCGGACGTGAAGCCATCATTATCACTTTAATGCTGGCTTTACCCATGCTCGGCCTCGGTTTGATCGTCGGCCTGATCGTTTCCATCTTTCAGGCCGTAACCTCGATCCAGGAGATGACGCTGACTTTTATTCCCAAGATTCTGGCGATCATGATCGCCTTGATCATCTTTGCACCCTGGATGATGGAAAAACTGCTTACATTCACTCAGAACGTGATCATAAACATCCCGACCTATGTCAGATAA
- the fliR gene encoding flagellar biosynthetic protein FliR — protein sequence MALTSFNAAEFMAFTLILIRISVILAVVPIFGSRLIPPQIRIALTMVMTFFLWTRINVDISYFPTSILGFIPLILGEVFIGLAMALLIRTIFAGVQLAGQYIGYQMGMAIANVMDPQTGTQVSILSEFSHVLALFMFLAFNGHYFIIKGLVESFELITPGHLFPNPAIFDLVSGAAAKMFIIAVKICAAPFVVLFFTKVSMGIIAKMVPQMNVLFVGLPLYIMIGLLIFALSLTFFPPILKKALADLDLSVLALLRAM from the coding sequence ATGGCGCTTACATCTTTTAATGCAGCGGAATTCATGGCCTTTACCCTCATCCTGATCCGGATCTCGGTCATCCTGGCGGTTGTGCCAATCTTTGGCAGCCGCCTCATTCCGCCCCAGATCAGAATAGCCCTGACCATGGTCATGACCTTCTTTCTCTGGACCAGGATAAACGTGGACATCTCTTACTTTCCGACCAGTATTCTTGGCTTTATTCCTTTGATCCTGGGTGAAGTCTTCATCGGTCTGGCCATGGCCCTGCTCATCCGGACCATCTTTGCCGGGGTTCAGCTTGCGGGCCAGTATATTGGCTATCAGATGGGCATGGCCATTGCCAATGTCATGGACCCCCAGACCGGGACCCAGGTCTCGATTTTGTCTGAATTCTCCCATGTCCTGGCCCTCTTTATGTTTCTGGCCTTTAACGGCCATTACTTTATCATCAAAGGTCTGGTGGAAAGCTTCGAACTGATCACCCCCGGCCATCTCTTCCCCAACCCGGCTATTTTTGATCTGGTTTCTGGAGCGGCGGCGAAGATGTTCATTATTGCCGTCAAGATCTGTGCGGCCCCTTTTGTCGTCCTGTTTTTCACCAAGGTTTCCATGGGCATCATTGCCAAGATGGTGCCTCAGATGAACGTTCTCTTCGTGGGGCTGCCGCTCTACATTATGATCGGTCTTTTAATCTTTGCGCTTTCTCTCACCTTTTTCCCGCCCATTCTGAAAAAGGCCCTTGCTGACCTCGATCTATCGGTCTTGGCCCTGCTTCGGGCTATGTGA